Below is a window of Malania oleifera isolate guangnan ecotype guangnan chromosome 1, ASM2987363v1, whole genome shotgun sequence DNA.
TTTGGTAAAAACTCATCCTCacatatttctgtataaatatGCTATTTGAtgtttttcatgccacacaacttttgAATGATAACTCATAATCTAATAATCACAGGAAAATATCCATATCATAATATTCCAAAaccatatataatattttcattttcacgtATTTTAAGTCAACTAGTTAATTCCCAAAAGTATCTgtcataatttatttcccttaccttctTATTGAGAAAATGCCCACAGGGATCCTAAACTGACGCTTATGGCATTCGGAGCATGACACCTGTTATCATACATTTTGCTTTGCTCTACTCAAACTCGGGATAATTGCTACttaacattcctaggcccacacactcccattaaCCGGTCAAATTTTAAAGAAAGGTCGGTATGATTCACTTCccttatttgaatttaatttctaacatatttaaaaacactatTATGGTCAAATtcccgcagtttaatttaattccaaaatattcccataaATCCAATTTAATCAAACCCCAGCAATTTAACTTATTTCCAAAATAATCTCCAAAAATTCCATTTAATCAATTCCTTGTAGTTGAACTTAATCCTagaaatatttccaaaaatctaatataatccaatcctgcagtttaatttaatcttaggaatatctccaaaaatctaacataactaaatactacaatttaataattaaatacaacaatttaatcggttaaaaatttaaaacaacaaacataatttgtaatcctcaccttagccttggaatggtgcctaggatccccaaatcaaaaatttgtTCCGATTAACTTTCTCAAAATCAAAGTCGGGACCTTatggtggtgtttgatcgtcaatttggccGAAGATTtgggagaaattaaggaaagagagtggGGGAgggtgaggagagagagagagagagagagagagagagagagagagagagagagagagagagagagagagagtggagagagtTGGGAGATATGCGAAGCTCGtcacttggggggggggggcatcCTTAGATTGAATCAATTTCAATTTGGTTTGGGATGCTACCAAAGGAAGCATCCTTAATGattttacctatatatatatatatatactcatcattttttattaaaaaagacGCAAACTTTATTGATATgacctcacttttggcggaggaatacagtagttacaagacaagcattgggagattacagataaagaaactaaaggcctcccaaaaacaacaccaacaaccaaccaaaatagaacTACAAATTATACCTTTTACTTTTAtcctttcttatatatatatatatatatatatatatatctatctatccACCTATCTATcgataatattattatttttttttattgggcTAGATTACTACactaagatacaacttgttcgtcaatgacttggacatgtaccgaccCTCCAATTTCAGCCAAATCACTGACgacgattcctcatccatgacgtgatacaacacgtcattggCCAGACATAACCTGATAGTAGACACAGTTCTCGCTTCAAGCTCCTTCAAACTTGTGTCGTCCATACCTTTCGACTTCTTTCCGTATAGACCCTTCACTATCCTTTGctacactagcaagtccttcactcTACTATGCCAAAGCCTGAAGTTCCCCATTCCATCGAACATACCAATCTGGAGTCTCGcagaagaaatcccagccattgcaaaacaatagctctgataccactcatTGTGCAACAATCGACgatctaataccaattgttattgCAACAATCGgcgttctgataccaattgttggtgcTGAGTGTGCGCAGTGGAAGACCTCACACAAACTCTCTTGAAACAATCAATGGAGCAAGTAAGCcaagcactcgatgatgaactatactaaacaagcaatcactcaacaatcACCTCTGGGTGAAGTGTCCTTGGCTTTGATCATGAACTTTGAGGTTTTTTTCCTGATTGATGCTCCCAGTTGTATCCTCCCCAATCTTTGGATATGCAGTAGTGGATTTCTTGCAAGCTGTGTTTGGTTCCTGCAATTTTGTGGGTTTTGTTTCCTGCAATTTTGCATTATGTGGATTTTCCTATACTCCTACAACTTGGTACAGTGTGGTTGTGCAGGTCTTGATGTTGTGATTGTAATAATTCTTGGTTTTTCCTTGTATTGATATGGCTTTGAggccctgggtatgcccagatTTTTGTGTAACTTTTGTTACTTGTGTTGTTTCGAAATTGGAGCTTAGGTCTCCTTTGTTTTTGATGTAGGTGGCCTTTTTGGCTGGCCTTTTGATTGTATTACTTTGCAATTGTGTTGAGGACTTGGTTTCCCCCTTTCCCGGGTACTCCCAGTATATattgtacatatccatttgatcaatatatttaccatTTACTGATAAAAATAAAGAGACAATAATTTACGTGGTTCTGCAATTTGCTtacgtccacaggagcagcaACTGTTTTTCACTATCTCAATGTGAAGCTTACAAAGCTTAATCAagctagggttacataataatgattaaataCTAATCTAATGTATATAGGAGACTTCTAGTATATTTAAAACACATATGTAGATATCCCCCTGGAGGAAAATCCTCAAAAACTCTCAATCTACTAATCTCCGATTCAACAATCCATGATGTCTGCGAGCGTAACCGTCGATATTTTAGAgcaaaccgtcaatgattttgtAGCTGAGAGAACCCTTTTGCATTCTGccaaaaaccatcgacggttatacccaaaccatcaacggttagCCCTCAAACCTTTGAGTAAACCGGCAACGGTTGCCTTAATGCAAACCTCTCTTTTGTTCCTCACTTCACAATGCTTTTTCTGTGCATGCATTCCAtacaaaatatgagccacatccacAACAAGGTAAGTGTCACGACCTGCTATTtctatgggttttttttttatatatatatatactataacatttaaaatactctgataccaaactggattaaacccaatcatcaacctaagcagcaagaagcagaaatcaaataaacataaccatacgtagttatataTAACACtagagtgctaaagtgtttcccaaaatatacatatatgtctgttttccaTAATACCCTCAAcaggctagggctatacaaaaatactcccaaaaatactcacactactgtcagggcaataccgaggcccctctatcagcgagcctgatctgctcgcctacttggatcacctgaaaaatgttaaagtaattgggatgagccaacgctcagtaagacgaaatatgctattgctagtgtgtggcaaatgagttacaatactgtgaaaatctattactatatagtcatgaaTCACTaaatctgtaaagtacaataccagtaatataatcatcttcttttacctgttgcttaacatttctgtactttaagtttctactcaaaatactgctaatatatatatatatatatatattttctgtttttgtaaacctgtataaacatagtaataactgtaaacttccctatggataactatgtgtcatgatttaacccctcatgatagggttgtgtggcccgtaggtgggatttaccctgactggctaaccaggaataaatcactatactccatagtctgatcagccctcctcaacccatatctgatggggagattgtccactcgtgggctctatgtgatcgacctttataccacatattatctgaataggttgttgcactctatatattgtatgtagctacggtaccgtgctctgtaactgtatggtccaacagggtctgatactatataatacatctctatatacaagtatatgttttaccataattctgtaataactgtataaaccatgacgctgtgaaaaactgtatctatatcaactgtgtttctgtaattaactgtaaatttgtatgtcatcatactgtaaaactgtataatcatggtatttctgtaattgctataaaatatattcactgtctatatattttgtaaaacacatctctgaaaaatactgtaaaacatgtttttgtactatatctacattctcaagccacacagtaattttaaaacatactaatcatacttgataaactgtataagtctctattgtgaataatactctggtgaaacatttataattttatactgaaatcatactcaaataacctagcatagcatatttctcttacccgTTTCCTGCTaaaaaaatcccctactataacgagtccaacacccgtagggttctccgctcaataccctgaaaaccataaatctcagaacaaaacattactatttttacgtgtattacatttcttacaactgctggaaactcaaattccgaataaaagaccttaccctagatttgggatgaatcccaacttcgtcccaccgacgatccgctccggcagacttgcagagaactctgccaggagcgtcgtggtggcctcagatcgtcgatctagtGACTAACGAGAccaaaatcgaaggaagaagagggaggagccgtaggggtagagaaagagagagattgcgGCAAATTTTtgtgattaaaatcagtttagggctatttatagtgtgggattcgtcgacgagccacgtcacctcgtcgacaagtcctatagaaagttcgccGACGAACCTACACCTTTGTCAAAGAATTtcagatttttcaaaatcctctctcggtaacTTCTTGCCAACGagacaggacctcgtcgacaagatcctaaagtaccctcgtcgacgaaaccctagtgttcatcaacgaggcctccttctgttactgattccatttctctcaCTCTTTATTATattaataccattattctttgggtcactacactaAGAGCAGATGTAAAATGTGTTTAGCTTCTAatgttgttggcctaataagacttacaattcttattttgatgataacaaatcaaatgatatatttaatatgtttcaagtaaaagtgttcaagaaaataacagagctcaagtgtataagaaagttcatggattacaaagagcatgaagaatgaagtcatattgtgaaaaactcaaaggaaagaatgcaactacaaagatggtggaagaacaagttttgaagactagattatacttttaaggatattctcaaatgtaagtacttcaaagtaaatcttaagtataaagaaatttgaagctcataaaaattcaaaaatatgtttttatatatatactctaaagaatatttcttaaatccataaaaagaaagggtttaagaaaagaaaatttttttttttttaaataatgaagtttttaaacatatttatttcaaaatatttggaaaataaaaaatattttatactctaaaaagttttttttaataaataaaaagggcttaaaaagagaagattttttgaaccatgtttttaaacatatttatttcaaaatatttggaaatgaattttaggaatctttgggagtaatggatgatttcaaaaaaaactctataaatagttctaatctcaaacattttaaattagagaaaagaaagtacaaagaaagagagaaagaactttcaaaagaattttgaaattgagaaatcctctaaagtttccagatcaagtgcttttcaacaacttttctgatccagagatattcaaaggcttttagatcaaagtaagttttttttttaaaaggttttagatcaactaattttcaagtattcaaaattttgttttcaaaggatatgaaattcttttaagataaattctttgatctgaaatcgatttacattctgaaattaagttttccaatgatcaaaatttttgtcttctttggaaaattatttgataatccataccaagtaattgagcttgaaatttcttatatttaaattactttgaggtataaagtgagctgattggtgtattaattcactctactgtgagagttttcttttgtacacatattccttcgttatctttcttaaacgattccgagttgttgaatcgttgaaccaaataaggggttgttatttggagaggcgagctctagcctaattgaaggagtgcattgtaagttggtattgttccaccaggtaaaggaactgagatagtgaaatcctttggtgtttttgccaaaggagaggacgtaggccgTGTTGaagccaaatctcgtaaaaactcttgtctccttctctctactttaatttacatactttattcgcttttgttataaaatttatgagtacaggttgcaggatttaaattaagttcttgatcaatagaaagtacgttttgattaatcttttgcggaaacccaaaaggggagtacgttgattaatttgcggaaatcttaatcaagtaaagtgaataataaaaggttacagggaaagcaatggaagcctaaatgttattgattgattgattacgttgattgaattattattttaaattccagttttcttaagtgttgttatatattgtattttgctgggttattaaaattagaaaacttaaaaatcaaataaaattaaaagatttccaattcaccccctcttgggaagctattcttcatttcaaatGTCAAACATagttttcttaattaaatattagatgcacacatatacacatgGTTGAATTGAACCAAAAAGTTTGTGAGAatttgtcacgcctcgaacccagtAATTGAACCCGAGGGTGAAAAAGTAActtaacctgtccctgtatcatacaaaatcaagatacagtacaatgaatgagggtctgaacccgtggggttcctaggcaccctatacatatcCACATATAGAATAGGTACACAACGAAaaataagtctttctatacacaaactgtaccatactagagtctatacatggAGTCAACTCcacaaaaatacaacacaaactcGGGTGTTAGCCAAAACCACCAACAGACCACCCagtatagtcctagtacttacccaagtacttctCGTAGTACACCGACTACTACGCTTCCAACaacaggacgctagttccggttacctgaaggacctgaaaaatatgtacgtatagtaggggtgagacacctctcagtaaggcagatataggttatatcggtgtgtgacatttgagtgttatcatgatagcaaaacatacatagttaaatgcaatttcagtattttcacaaaacggTTCCAATGCAgtgcacacacacaaacacacacacatgatcaacctggtgtcgtcacaccctttggcctgtaGCCGACCCACGATACACGGTGTCCCTggcacatggcgaaccccaggctcccatggcatcgtactagtacaaactggtggatccacacccttctcTAATCAGTCGgaaaggctcacgccctcggatatagagtcagacactcttacCAAACATGGCCTAACAATTTCATACGcccacggatatagagccggacactctttcagtacctggaacaactcggaacccagttcctattacATTTCAATAAAACATAGccatacatgctcatataaccaaacaaaccacacccatttggaaatccgaaaatcatgttttccaaacaTGTACAGTTTAATATAAAATCAAGGCACGAcaatccctattacacagtataaatcaccccatacatatgattttcaacaaaaccagggacaCAACCCAATGCCccatttttcctaaaactgtaacatgaaaaacccatgaTTTTACCGTTAGACCCCCcctaaataagtaaccaaaatgcacacaggaccgtaaaccacagttttaccgagttcgatttaaaaaaaaactgacataaactgaatccccttacctttccccaaatgacaaatcccaaactccaaggcccctaaacatcgaactgagttccaaaacctacataccacaatacaaaatatgctcacaaacctattctctacacaactaccGGATCATATTtgaaaaccgaaccttacctcaATTCCGAGCCAAAACTCGAAGATACTCGAATCAACgatccgatccatagaacttgtagagaatccttccctgatccttgtggtaacgtcggatctacgattcccgctacatacgacgaagaaatatagagaaatagagagtaggttgagttgtTTTAGctgaaaagtaatgaaaatatctatttataactgaatttgagttttcttagctgagaagtaatgaaaatatctatttattttcttatttgaGTTGTCGccgagaactacaaagacttcgtcaacgaactctggcttcgtcgatgaaacttgcttaattaccaatttactcCTCTCTTAATTAATCACGGTTCAAGTTCTTATAGAATTTGTCAATTAAAATAATATGAGTTTTGAAATGAGTACATTCATAAAGTCTTGTATAATAGTAGCAACAACAACAATAGTAATATTGATGTGGACAAAATTAATAGTAGTGCTATGACTTCAAGAGGAATTCCAAAGGAACATCCTGAAAAGCCCAAGAAAGCCATTTTGGATCATTATGGGAAGAAAAGCCTGCCCATCAATATGACATTATGAAGGTGTGCCTTAAAAAATGTCAAGGCTCACTCACATTAATTTCGGATATTTAAAGCCTTGAATGAATCGAACAAGAAAAACCTAGAGGTGTAGAATGCTACATGCTCTAAAATTATATATAAGATGATTATAATCAAATTACCTAGATACTTTATTTCTATATTGGCTTGAACATCGGAAAAAAGCTTTCGAAAGCTCTTAGGGgtctcccaaaatatttattttttccttggTTATAGGTGATCATCACAATTTATGAGTGCGGATATCAAAGTTCAATTTTTGATATCAACATACTGGCCCGTCAAGTATGGACAATTTGCTTCCCAAATCCCACataagaaaacaaaaaagaagagaCAAAGTGAGTGATGCCTAGATCGGCTCCTCCAAATTGAAGAATGCCTTGGCCCTAAGATAAAAAAGGGTGAGGAGTACCAAAGCTCTAATGCTTGACAAGATCGAGAGCctaaaaaaagggggaaaaacaaTATAGATTTGGAGAAGTCACAAAACTTTGATTAATTTGGTTGGAGAATGGAGAGGGAGCAACAAAGCTTATTAAGTATTGGTAGCGTATTTTTTAGGCATCCAACTAGCATGAGTAAGAACATAATGTACTCGATGAAATGCTTAAACCAAATGTTAGCACCATTTGTTGAACTATGATTTCAATATTTTTGATTGTTCTCTTCTCTTCGAGTTTCAGGCTATGAAAAAAATGTGCACCTCTAAAGTCTAACCCATTTAAGTTTAATTATCTTACCTTTAATAACAAAATATAGATAAATGGAGGTAAAAAATTTGTTGCTACTAAGAATAACACATCTCCGCATAGTAGCACATCTGGTGTTAATTAAAAGTTCTCTAAGTACCATAAAGTGAAACGAGTTTACAAATTAAGTATCAAGTATGTGCCCTTTTCACACACGGTATATGCATGCTTCTTTatcttatttttaatattaggTGGTCATATTTAATTGGTAAATAATATATAATCACATACATTGGTCTTTTGACCATGATAGGAACggtttgaaataaaatattagaCTCACCTAAATTAGTTGGTAAGAAATTAATCCCCATAAACATGTAATACACCTTAAAATACCAATAAATTAATAAGTTCAACAGATTTATATGAATTAAGCGGCAAATGATCATAAAAGTTACATATTGATTCAttaaaaaataatgaatacaaaccAAAAGTTATTAGATTAATCTCAAAAAATGGCAGTGTCAATGAAAAAAAATTCTTAGAattgttaaaaaaattaactaaaaagaaTGATATAAAATCAATCATTAATTTATCAAATAATAAGGTTGGCATTAACTCAACCTATCCAAATAATAAGTTTCTCTGTTTTCTGTGGTGTTGAATTAAAATTAGACGATTGAAAACAAAATAGAAGTGGAAGAAAGGTTTGGTTTAGTTTAGTTACCGAAATACGTCCTCCACAAAAATAACTGAGATTCAAGTCAACAAGTCAACATAGAAAACGTAGGGGTCATCTTTTGAGCCTGCCCCGCGGACTAATGCAAACTTTGCTCAAGCTCCGATTTTATCCCAATACAAGAGAAAGCGCTGATAAGCTTCGCTCCATTGGAAAAAAGAACACACAGTGCCGCCAGTTTCCATGGACGACCTTCATTCCTACACGgttactttctctctcctcttcctcctcctcctcctccattTTTCTTCTCTTCAGCTTCTTTCATCAGCTTACACTCTTCCCGAGAAGTACTTCGTCAACTGCGGGTCAGACTCCACCGCCACCTACGGCAGTCGGACCTTCGTCGGCGACCTAAACTCCGGCTCCTTCTCCGTCGGTAAGAGCATCCCTGTCAAAAACACTAATACAACACCAGGAACATCAATTCTGTATCAAACGGCAAGAATTTACAGGTACCCATCATGGTACGAGTTTGGGATTACCGAAAATGGCACTTACCTGGTACGCCTTCACTTCTTCCCCTTCTCTTCCCCCACGGATCTCTCTGCTGCGCTGTTTAACGTTTCAGCTCTTGGGTTTTCACTGCTATCAAACTTTAGCGTCCGAATCGACCGCAATTTACCGGTGGTTGAGGAATTTGTACTCAACATCGAAGTGGATAACTTCAGAATCTACTTCACGCCTTGCAAAGAAGCATCCTTTGCTTTCATAAACGCAATAGAGGTCTTTATTACGCCAGAAGGTTTTATCTCCGGTGATCCTCCTCTTGTCACTCCTGCAGGAAGTGACAAGCATGACAGGGTTCTGCTTTCTCACGGTTTGCGTACAGTCTATAGGATCAATGTTGGAGGTCGAGAGCTCACGCCGGATAATGATACCCTGTTGAGGAGTTGGATTCCAGATGATGGTTATCTATTTTTTAACGGTTCTGCGAAGAACAGTGAATTTTATAGTGGTACACCTAACTACCAGCAAGGGGTTACTGAATATATTGCCCCTTTTCTTGTTTATCAGACTGCTAAAGAATTGAATATAGATTCCAACAGGACTACCAATTTTTTCAATATTACTTGGAGATTTGAAGTGAGTAAGAATGCTAGACACCTCGTGCGGGCACACTTCTGTGATATTGTTAGTCCATCTCTTAATGCTGTATTGTTTAATTTCTATATTGATAACCAATTCAGTAAGAAGATCGATCCCTATAATGTAATTCCCCAACTAGCAGCTCCTTTTTACTTCGATTTCATGGTTGATTCTGATGATTCTGGTGTTATGAATATTAGTGTAGGACCTCGAAGAGATTCGATGCAACAGACTGCCTTTTTGAATGGGTTGGAGATAATGGAGGTATGCAAGGATTCAAGGACATTGGTGATGCCAAGTGAGTCAAGGAAAAAAAGTTTGTCAGTTATAGTTGGTTCGGTTGCTGGAGCTGTGGCTCTCATTTTCATTTTGGTAGCTGTGTTATTCTTGGGCTTGAAATATGTGAAAGCAAAAACTGTCAAAAATTTTGAGTCTCCATCAATACCTCTGTATGGAGGAGGAGGTTCTTTCAGCTGGATAATTGAAAGAACTGCAAATTCCTCACCATTTTCTAACATGAATCTTGGACTAAAGATACCTCTTGCTGAAATACTTAAAGCAACCAACAACTTTGATGCAAAGTTGATGATTGGCGAGGGTGGTTTTGGGAAAGTCTACAAGGGAATTTTTGGGGATGGAGTAAAAGTTGCTGTGAAACGAAGTGAACCAGGACATGGCCAGGGCCTTCCCGAATTCCAAACGGAAATCCTGGTTTTATCCCAAATTCGCCATCGTCATCTTGTTTCCTTGATTGGCTACTGTGATGATTTGGCTGAGATGATACTAGTTTATGAGTTCATGGAGAATGGGACTCTGAGAGATCATTTGTATGATACAAATGCGAACTTCAACATAACATCTAGGCGACCTGCATTGTCTTGGAAGCAAAGACTCGAGATTTGTATCGGTTCTGCCCAGGGTCTTCATTACCTTCACACTGGTTCAGGCCGAGGAATTATTCATCGTGATGTTAAGTCGACAAACATCTTGCTTGATGACCATTATGTGGCTAAAGTTGCTGATTTCGGTCTATCAAGGGCAGGCCCTCTTGATCAAACCCATGTCAGTACAGAAGTAAAAGGCAGCTTTGGTTATCTTGATCCAGAATATTTTAGATGCCTACAATTAA
It encodes the following:
- the LOC131166022 gene encoding probable receptor-like protein kinase At5g24010, with protein sequence MDDLHSYTVTFSLLFLLLLLHFSSLQLLSSAYTLPEKYFVNCGSDSTATYGSRTFVGDLNSGSFSVGKSIPVKNTNTTPGTSILYQTARIYRYPSWYEFGITENGTYLVRLHFFPFSSPTDLSAALFNVSALGFSLLSNFSVRIDRNLPVVEEFVLNIEVDNFRIYFTPCKEASFAFINAIEVFITPEGFISGDPPLVTPAGSDKHDRVLLSHGLRTVYRINVGGRELTPDNDTLLRSWIPDDGYLFFNGSAKNSEFYSGTPNYQQGVTEYIAPFLVYQTAKELNIDSNRTTNFFNITWRFEVSKNARHLVRAHFCDIVSPSLNAVLFNFYIDNQFSKKIDPYNVIPQLAAPFYFDFMVDSDDSGVMNISVGPRRDSMQQTAFLNGLEIMEVCKDSRTLVMPSESRKKSLSVIVGSVAGAVALIFILVAVLFLGLKYVKAKTVKNFESPSIPLYGGGGSFSWIIERTANSSPFSNMNLGLKIPLAEILKATNNFDAKLMIGEGGFGKVYKGIFGDGVKVAVKRSEPGHGQGLPEFQTEILVLSQIRHRHLVSLIGYCDDLAEMILVYEFMENGTLRDHLYDTNANFNITSRRPALSWKQRLEICIGSAQGLHYLHTGSGRGIIHRDVKSTNILLDDHYVAKVADFGLSRAGPLDQTHVSTEVKGSFGYLDPEYFRCLQLTEKSDVYSFGVVLLEVLCARPAINSLLPREQINLAEWGISWQRKGRLQEIVDPSLAGKINPNSLRKFGEIVEKCLKEYGVERPPMSDVLWDLEYALQLQQTGVRREPHEDSTTDASLGLSLPAVQGLPSCTFSIEEDGKLMELMGRNDLSDPSASGVFSQLMVDHAR